The Streptomyces sp. SS1-1 genome has a segment encoding these proteins:
- the metG gene encoding methionine--tRNA ligase gives MARHLITSALPYINGIKHLGNMVGSMLPADVYSRYLRQRDHDVLYICATDEHGTPAELAAKEQGLPVAEFCAQAHDAQKAVYDGFSLAFDHFGRSSSQENVEITQHFARKLHENGFIEERAIRQVYSPADGRFLPDRYVEGTCPHCGYDKARGDQCENCTRVLDPTDLIEPRSAISGSTDLEVRETKHLFLLQSKLQHEVAEWVSRHDGVWPHLASSIAHKWLTEGLHDRAITRDLDWGVPVPADTWPELAAEGKVFYVWFDAPIEYLGSTKEWADQDPENRDWKSWWYDVDTDVRYTQFMAKDNVPFHTVMFPATELGIREPWKKVDFVKAFNWLTYYGGKFSTSQKRGVFTDQALEILPADYWRYFLIANAPESDDASFTWEHFIATVNKDLADTLGNFVNRVLSFSKKRFGEEVPAGGEPGEAETKLGEQIAELLAEYESHMESLQFRKAAAALRALWSAGNSYLEEKAPWLEIKTDKDAAALTLRTAMNLIHLYAVVSEPFIPTTSKAMRQAFSLPDDTATWVTPDEARSLTAVPVGTPFIVPPVLFAKLTDDDLELYKERFGGE, from the coding sequence ATGGCTCGACACCTCATCACCAGCGCCCTTCCGTACATCAACGGGATCAAGCACCTGGGCAACATGGTGGGGTCCATGCTCCCGGCGGACGTGTACTCCCGGTACCTCCGCCAGCGTGACCACGACGTCCTGTACATCTGCGCCACCGACGAGCACGGCACCCCCGCCGAGCTCGCCGCGAAGGAGCAGGGCCTCCCGGTGGCGGAGTTCTGCGCCCAGGCGCACGACGCGCAGAAGGCGGTCTACGACGGCTTCTCGCTCGCGTTCGACCACTTCGGCCGCAGCTCCAGCCAGGAGAACGTCGAGATCACCCAGCACTTCGCCCGCAAGCTGCACGAGAACGGCTTCATCGAAGAGCGCGCGATCCGCCAGGTCTACAGCCCGGCCGACGGCCGTTTCCTCCCGGACCGCTACGTCGAGGGCACCTGCCCGCACTGCGGCTACGACAAGGCCCGCGGCGACCAGTGCGAGAACTGCACGCGCGTCCTGGACCCGACCGACCTGATCGAGCCGCGCTCGGCGATCTCCGGCTCCACGGACCTGGAGGTCCGCGAGACCAAGCACCTCTTCCTCCTCCAGTCCAAGCTGCAGCACGAGGTCGCGGAGTGGGTGTCCCGTCACGACGGCGTCTGGCCGCACCTGGCCTCCTCGATCGCCCACAAGTGGCTGACGGAGGGCCTGCACGACCGGGCGATCACCCGTGACCTGGACTGGGGCGTGCCCGTCCCGGCCGACACCTGGCCGGAGCTGGCGGCCGAGGGCAAGGTCTTCTACGTGTGGTTCGACGCCCCGATCGAGTACCTCGGGTCGACGAAGGAGTGGGCCGACCAGGACCCGGAGAACCGGGACTGGAAGTCGTGGTGGTACGACGTCGACACCGACGTCCGCTACACGCAGTTCATGGCGAAGGACAACGTCCCCTTCCACACCGTGATGTTCCCGGCGACCGAGCTGGGCATCCGGGAGCCGTGGAAGAAGGTCGACTTCGTCAAGGCGTTCAACTGGCTGACGTACTACGGCGGCAAGTTCTCGACCTCCCAGAAGCGCGGTGTCTTCACCGACCAGGCGCTGGAGATCCTGCCCGCCGACTACTGGCGCTACTTCCTGATCGCCAACGCCCCCGAGTCGGACGACGCGTCGTTCACGTGGGAGCACTTCATCGCGACGGTGAACAAGGACCTCGCCGACACCCTGGGCAACTTCGTCAACCGCGTCCTGTCCTTCTCGAAGAAGCGCTTCGGCGAGGAGGTCCCGGCGGGCGGCGAGCCCGGTGAGGCGGAGACGAAGCTGGGCGAGCAGATCGCGGAGCTGCTCGCCGAGTACGAGTCGCACATGGAGTCGCTGCAGTTCCGCAAGGCGGCGGCGGCCCTGCGGGCGCTGTGGTCGGCGGGCAACTCCTACCTGGAGGAGAAGGCCCCCTGGCTGGAGATCAAGACCGACAAGGACGCGGCGGCGCTGACGCTGCGCACGGCGATGAACCTGATCCACCTGTACGCGGTGGTGTCGGAGCCGTTCATCCCGACGACGTCGAAGGCCATGCGTCAGGCGTTCTCCCTGCCGGACGACACGGCGACCTGGGTGACCCCGGACGAGGCCAGGTCCCTGACCGCCGTCCCGGTCGGCACCCCCTTCATCGTCCCGCCGGTCCTCTTCGCCAAGCTGACGGACGACGACCTGGAGCTCTACAAGGAGCGCTTCGGCGGCGAGTAG